From the Acidobacteriota bacterium genome, the window AGAAGCGGAACAGGGCGAAGGCTTGCTGCTTTTCGATCCTGACCACTTGAGCGACGGCGTCCACGTGGCCCTGGACGAAGTGCCCCCCCAATCGCGCCGTGGGCAACAGGGGCAACTCCAGGTTGATGGAGTCCCCCGAGCGCAGATTGCCCAGGTTGGACCGCTCCAGCGTTTCCCGGGACAGGTCCGCCTGAAACCCCTTGCCGTCCCGGCCGGTCACGGTCAGACAGGCGCCGTTGACGGCCACGCTGTCGCCGGGCCGGAGTTCCGTGCTCAGAGCGGGGGCAAGCGCTTCCAGGCGGGCCGCGTCTCCGAGCCGCCTCAGCGACTTCACGCGACCGACGTCCTGGATGATTCCGGTAAACATCCCACCCCCGGCTCAATGCGGCTACTCCGAGGCGGCGCCCGAGCGCTGCGGGTACGCCTCGATCATGAGGTCGGGACCGATCCGTTCGACTCTGGAGAAGGCCAGCGGGGGCGCCTTGTCCAGCCCCGGGAAGCCGGCGCCTCCGAACATGGCGACTGCCTTTCCGCCCAGGATCCTGGGAGCCAGAAAGCAGACCAGCTTGTCGACGACCCGGCTGCGCAGGGCTTCGAAGTTGATCGTGGCTCCCCCCTCCATCAGGAGACCGACGACCTGGCGCCGCCCCAACTCCTCCAGGACCGGACCAAAGGCGATTCGGCCGCCGGTTCCCGCTGTCGGAATGACCTCGATCCCTGCTTGCTCCAGCTTGTGCCGCCGCTCAGGCTTGGGCCGCCGGCCGCAAAAAACGATTATATCACCCTGGTCCCGGCTGCTTGCCAGGCGGCTGTCGAGCGGGAGCCGCAGTCGAGAGTCGAGGACCACGCGCAGCAGGGGCCGGGTCCGCGGCTGCCCGCTGCGGTCGGTCAGGTAGGGGTCGTCCTGGAGCGCGGTTCCGATGCCGACCAGGATGGCGTCCGCCTCGAGGCGCATGCGGTGCACTCGTTGGCGAGACTCCAGACTGGTGATCCACTGGGGAGGGCCGTCGTCGGCGGCGATTCTGCCGTCCAGTGTGGCTCCAACCTTGGCGGTCACGAACGGTTTTCGGCTGGAAATGTACTTGGCGAAGGCTTCGTTGAGCCTGCGCGCCTCCTCCTCCCGGACCCCGGAAGTCACCTGGAGGCCGGCCGAGGTCAACCATTCAATGCCCTTGCCGGCCACCAGGGGATTGGGGTCTCTCATGCCCACCACCACCCGGGCGATGCCCGAGTCCACGATGGCCCGGCAGCAGGGCCCGGTGCGGCCCTGGTGGCAGCAGGGTTCCAGATTGACGTATAGGGTGGCTCCGCGAGCCTGGTCGCCGGCCTGCTCCAGGGCCCGGACCTCGGCGTGCTTGCGTTGGCCGTATCGATGAACGCCCTGGCCGACGACGCGGCCGTCCCGAACCAGGACCGCACCCACCATGGGATTGGGACTGGCAAGTCCCCTTCCCCGCAGGGCCAGCTCCAAAGCCTGTCCCATGTAGTAGTGGTCACGTTCGGACATGGTGGCGTGTCGCGGTCCGGCCGGCGTCAGCCGGCGCCGGATGAGCGGGTCGGGTTTGCAGCCGGAACGGTCCCGCGGGAATCCCCTGCGGCGGCCCGCGCCGGTGAGCGGTCGATAGACGGCCCCGGGCCGGCCCCTACGCCTCTCCGTCGAATAGGGAGGCGATGAAGTGCTCGGCTGAAAAGGGGACCAGGTCTTCGATCCGCTCGCCCACTCCCACGTAGCGGATGGGGATCCCGAGATCCCGCGCGATGCCGATGACGACGCCTCCCTTGGCTGTCCCGTCGAGCTTGGTCAATACGATCCCGCTGACACCGGTGGAGCGGGTGAACTCCCGGGCCTGCATCACCCCGTTCTGACCGGTGGTGGCATCCACCACCAGCAGAATCTGTTGGGGCGCTCCGGGAACTTCCCGTGCGGCAATCCGCTTCATTTTCTCCAGCTCGGCCATGAGGTTGTTCTTGGTGTGAAGTCGCCCTGCCGTATCCACGATCAGGATGTTCGCCTGCCTGGCCTTGGCGGCACGAATGGCGTCAAAGAGCACCGCGGCCGGATCGGAACCCGACTGCTGGCGGATGACCTGGGCTCCGGCCCGCTTCCCCCATGCTTCCAGTTGCTCCACCGCCGCCGCCCGAAAGGTGTCGGCGGCGCACACCAGCACCCTCCGCCCTTCCCGGACCCAAAGGCCCGCCAGCTTGCCGGCGGTGGTGGTCTTGCCCACGCCGTTGACCCCGACCACCAACAGCACCTGGAGGCCGGAAGAGGCGGGGCCGTCACCTGGGGCGGAACTGGCCTGCAAGATATCGAGGAGCTCCGATCGGATACAGGATTTGAGCTGGCCCGCGTCGTTGATGCGGTTCCGCTCTACCCGGTCCCTGACCCTGTCGAGGACCACTGTGGTGGTATCGATCCCGACATCGGCCCCCACCAGGATTTCCTCGATTTCCTCAAGCAGTTCCGGGTCTATCGCCTTCCGGCCCTGCAGCACCTCTTCCATGCGGGCCACCAGGTTCCTGCGGGTCGACGACACTGCCGCCTTGAACCTGCCCAGAAGACCGTCCCGGGGTTGCCGATCGTCGCGGGCGCCGCCCGGATTGCCCATGCCTGCCTCCACCGAACTCGTTTCTCCGGGCGCTAATCTTAACACAGGGAAAATGGGCGTCAGGAAGGCGGCAGTCAGCCCTGCTGGACTCGGAGGCCGGGAGACTGCGGCGGCCTATCGCTTTTCGCAGGCGACGCTCTTGGGAGGGGTTCGGGAGCAGGCGATGGAGTCGGTCATTCCCGAGGAGAGCTGGGCGCAGGCGGTGTCGAGGGCCGTTCGCAGAGCCTCGGCCTCGGTGGCTCCAACGGCCTTGCGACAGTCGGTCCTCCCTCTGAACTCCATGCAGACCTCGCAACTGTACTGGTCCAGCGCCATGGAGGAATAGACGATATACCCCAGTACGGCCAGCAGGGAGACGGCAATGAGGATCCGGGTGCCTTTAGACATGGAGGCAAGATTATACGTTAGTCGCAGCGCCCTCGGCCACCCCGCGACGGTTGCGAAGGGCGGGTGTTTTCCGCAACGGTCGCAAAAGATTGATCCACGAAGGAACACGAAGGACGACGAAGGGCCACGAAGAAAGACCAAATCGGCACCAGTTTCAGAGACCTCAGGAACCATTGCCGGGCGGTGCCGTCGTTGGCCCCCGAGAAGATCCGGCACAGGGTAACGACGGGCCGGTTTTCTCCAGAAAATCCTGTTTCCGGCCATTTCACGGCCCCGGCAAGCAACGCGGGTTAACGACGAAGAGCAGATCCGTCCCAAGGCATTCAGTCGTTCTTGGTGTGTCTTCGTCGTCCTTCGTGTGACTTTGTGGATCACTCTTTTTTGTCCCTCCGTGGAAAATTCCCCATGAGACAGGACCCTGCTCCCTCTATCAACATCCTTTATCGAAAACATAAATATTATAAATTTAGTTTGCTGCCGCCTTTCTTCTAGAATTTGGCGGGAGCCGTTTCTTCATCAAGGATTGTCCTCGGGCTTCAGCTCATTCCAACCGAGTTTCAGGCAGGACAAGCAAGACTTCTCGGGTCCGAATTTGGTACAATCCTTGGTTCGATGAGTCAAGATGCCCTTTCCGGCTGTCAATCAAGTTTGCTGGCTTCCCCAACTCAAGCACCTTTAGCCAACTGATTTAGCTGGAAGGCAGCACCGCGGGGCCTTTCGAGGATCCGCCGGTGCCGGCTTCGTGGGCGTTGCTGTCGCCATTTGACGGCAGGCTTGACTGAGGTTCAGAAGATTTCCATGCGTCAGGACGGACTGCCGAAAAAACAGGGGTTGTACGACCCTCGCTTTGAGCGGGACAGTTGCGGGGTGGGTTTCGTGGTCAACGTGGATGGGGACCGCAGCCACCTCATTGTCCGCCAGGGATTGGAAGTGCTTTCCAACCTGGCTCATCGTGGGGCCTGCGGTTGCGATCCGGAGACGGGAGATGGGGCCGGAGCCCTCATCCAGATTCCCCATGAATTCCTGCAACGAGACTGCCGGGCTCTTGGGCTGCAGCTCCCTCGGGCGGGGGAATACGGGGTGGGGATGGTCTTCCTGCCGCGAGAGGTGGAGGCCCGTGCCCGGCTGGAGGGGGTCCTGGAGGAAGTGATCGCGGCCGAGGGGCAAGACCTGCTGGGATGGAGGGATGTGCCCGTCGACAGCCAGGCCATCGGCAGCCTGGCTCGAGAATCGGAGCCGGTCATTCGCCAGGTCTTCATCGGCAAAAGCGCCGGCTTGAAGCGGGAAGCCGACTTTGAGCGCAAGCTGTACGTCGTGTGCAAACGGGTGGAGCGGGAGGTGGAGAGACGGGGTCTGGACCACGGCGAGAGTTTCTACATCGCCAGCCTGTCGGCCGCCACCGTGGTCTACAAGGGCCTCCTGACCGCACCCCAGATCCCGGCTTACTATCGGGATCTGGCCGATCCTGCAGTGAAGAGCGCCCTGTGTCTGGTCCACTCGCGCTTCAGCACCAACACCTTCCCTTCCTGGAAACTGGCCCATCCCTACCGCTACCTGGCCCACAACGGAGAGATCAACACGCTTTGCGGCAACCGCAACTGGATGCGGGCCCGTTCCAAGACGCTCTCCTCGGATCTCTTCGGGGAGGACCTTCCCAAGATATTCCCGTTGGTGTCCGATACGGCCAGCGACAGCGCCACCATCGACAACGCCCTGCAGTTCCTGGTCCAAGGCGGCCGTTCGCTGGCCCACTCGGTGGTGATGCTGATCCCCGAGGCCTGGAACAAGGACATTCGCATGGACCCCGACAAGCGGGGTTTCTACGAGTACCATTCCTGTCTGATGGAGCCCTGGGACGGTCCGGCTTCTATTGCCTTTACCGACGGAACCCGCATCGGCGCGGTGCTCGACCGGAACGGTCTGCGTCCTTCCCGTTATGTGGTCACCAAGGAAAACCTGGTGGTGATGGCTTCCGAAGTGGGTGTGCTGGATCTGCCCGAGGAGCGAATCCTCTACAAGGGCCGGCTCCAACCCGGCAGGATGTTTCTGGTCGACACACAGCAGGGCCGCATCATCGACGACTCCGAGCTCAAGCAGGCCCTCACCACCCGAAAGCCCTATCGGCAGTGGGTCGAAGCCAACCGGATCGAGCTTTCCCAGCTGCCGCCCGCACCGGCCGACAAGGATCTGGTGGTCGAAGATCTGCTGACCCAGCAGCAGGCCTTCGGGTATACGGTGGAAGACCTCCGATTGTTGATGGCCCCCATGGCCAGGAACGGCGAAGAAGCGGTCGGGTCCATGGGAACGGATACGCCGCTGGCGGTTCTCTCCAACAAGTCGCCGCTGCTCTACAACTACTTCAAACAACTCTTCGCCCAGGTGACCAACCCGCCCATCGATTCCATCCGGGAAGAGATGGTGATGTCGGTAGAGAGTTATATCGGCAGCGAGCAGAATCTCCTGGACGAAACCCCCCGGCACGCCCGCCTGCTCAAGTTGCAGTGCCCCGTGCTGACCGATCTCGAGCTGGGTCGAATCCGGCACGCCTCGGTCAAGGACTTCAGCGCCACGACCTTGAAGATGCATTTCCCTGAAGGAGCCGGAGGCGGCGGAATGGAGACCGCCCTGGAGGCGCTCTGCCGCCAAGCTTCCCAGGCGGTGAGCCGGGGGCACAACATCATCATTCTCTCCGATCGCGGTGTCGATGCCGAAAGGGTGCCTATCCCGGCCCTGCTGGCGACGTCGGCCGTCCACCACCACCTCATTCGGGAGGGCACCCGGACCAAGGTCGGCATCGTGGTGGAAACCGGCGAGGCTCGGGAGGTCATGCACTTTGCGCTCCTGATCGGTTTCGGGGCCGGGGCGGTGAACCCCTACCTGGCCTTCCGGACCTTGGCCGACATGGTGGCGCAAAAGCTCTTTCGTCCCGAAGTCACCGAAGAGCTTGCCTTCAAGAACTACATCAAGTCCATCAACAAGGCATTGCTCAAGATCATTGCCAAGATGGGGATTTCCACCATCCAGAGTTACCGGGGAGCTCAGATCTTCGAAGCCATCGGGCTGAATTCACGCTTGGTCGAACGCCACTTCACCGGCACCGCCTCTCGTATCGAGGGCATCGGCCTGGAGGTTCTGGGGCGAGAGGGTATCGCCCGGCACCGACAGGGTTTCCCCAAGGCACAGTCCCGGAAACACCTGCTGGACGTGGGCGGACAATATCAGTGGCGGCGCGACGGCGAGTTTCACCTGTTCAACCCGGAGTCGGTGGCCAAGCTGCAGGTGGCCACCCGTCACGGCGACTACCGCCTGTTCAAGCAGTACTCCACCTTGATCAACGACCAGAGCAGAAACATGTGCACGCTCAGGGGCCTGTTCAAGCTCAAGAAGGGCGACCCCGTTCCGCTGGATGAGGTCGAGCCTGCCTCCGAGATCGTGAAGCGGTTCGCTACCGGGGCCATGTCCTTTGGGTCCATCAGCAAGGAGGCCCACGAGAACCTGGCCATCGCCATGAACCGTATCGGGGCCAAGAGCAATACGGGCGAGGGAGGGGAGGACCCGGCCCGCTACATCCGAGATCCCAACGGGGACTGGCGCCGCAGCGCCATCAAGCAGGTGGCTTCGGGGCGCTTCGGAGTGACGGTCGAGTACCTGGTCAACTCGGAGGAGCTTCAGATCAAGATGGCCCAGGGGGCCAAGCCGGGAGAAGGGGGCCAGTTGCCTGGACACAAAGTGGACAAGGTGATCGCCCGGGTGCGCCACTCCACCCCGGGAGTTTCGCTGATATCGCCTCCGCCCCACCACGACATCTACTCCATCGAGGATCTGGCCCAGTTGATTCACGACCTCAAGAACTCCAATCCGCGGGCCAGGATTTCAGTGAAGTTGGTGGCCGAAGTGGGGGTGGGTACGGTGGCGGCGGGGGTTTCCAAGGCTCACTCCGACGTGGTGCTCATCAGCGGGCACGACGGAGGAACGGGCGCTTCTCCGCAGACCTCCATCAAGCATGCTGGCGTTCCCTGGGAGCTGGGCCTGGCGGAAACCCAGCAGACCCTGGTACTCAATGACCTGCGGGGCCGCATCGTGGTTCAGACCGATGGCCAGCTCAAGACGGGCCGGGACGTGGCGGTGGCCACCCTGCTGGGCGCCGAGGAGTTCGGCTGCGCCACGGCTCCGCTGGTGGCTTCCGGGTGCATCATGATGCGCAAGTGCCATCTCAACACCTGCCCGGTAGGCGTTGCCACCCAGGATCCGGTGTTGAGGCGCAAGTTTTCCGGCAAGCCCGAATACGTCATCAACTTCTTCACCTTCGTGGCCGAGGAACTGCGTGAAATCATGGCGGAGATGGGCTTTCGCAGGGTGGAGGACATGGTAGGCCGGTCGGATCGCCTGGACGTGACCGACGCGGTCGAGCACTGGAAGGCGATGGGGCTGGACTTCACCCGCATCTTCTACAGGCCCCAGGTTCCGGAGCGGGTCGCCACCCACAAGGTTCAGGAACAGGACCACGGTCTGGAGAAGGCGCTGGACCATCAGTTGATTGCCGATTGCCGGGAATCGCTGGAGAAAGGAACCCGGATTTCCCTCAGCTATTCCATCAGAAACTCCCAGCGCACGGTGGGCACCATGCTGAGCTCCGCTCTGGCAGAAGTCCACGGCAATTCCGGGCTTCCCGAAGATTCCATTCAGGTGGATTTTCGCGGTTCGGCCGGCCAAAGCTTCGGGGCTTTTCTGGCGGCCGGTGTCACCTTCAGGCTGGAAGGCGACGCCAACGACTACATCGGCAAAGGGTTGTCGGGCGGCAAGTTGGTTGTGTTTCCGCCCAGGGAGGCGACCTTCAAGGCCGAGGACAACATCCTCATCGGAAACGTGGTGCTCTACGGCGCCACCGGGGGCCAGGCCTACTTCCGGGGGGTGGCCGGGGAGCGATTTGCGGTGCGCAACAGTGGCGCTCGGGCGGTCGTGGAAGGAGTGGGGGACCACGGATGCGAGTACATGACCGGCGGGGTGGCCGTGGTGCTGGGCGAGACCGGACGCAACTTTGCCGCCGGCATGAGCGGAGGCATCGCCTTCGTGCTGGACGAGTCGGGACACTTCAGCCGGAACTGCAACCACAGCATGGTGGATCTTGAGCCGGTGGTGGAGCCTGCCGACCTGGAGACCCTCAAGGGGATGATCTCGCGGCACCGGCGTTTCACCGGGAGTGCGGTTGCGGACAGGGTGCTGCGGGATTGGGAGGCGTTGCTACCCAAGTTCGTGAAAGTGATGCCCGTGGACTACCGGAGAGTCCTCCGGGAGTTGGAAAAGGCCCGGGCTGCCCAAGCTGACCGCGAGCAGACCCCGGCCCTGTCGAGTTAGCTCAATCACCGGAAAGACAAATCAGGATACAGCGGTTCCAGATGGTGTTCTGTATTTCTCGGACAGGACACTAGGGTTCAGGGAGGGCCGCAGGGCTCCTTTCAGTGGCTCCGAGGCGGAGAAGCCATGGGAAAAGTGACGGGATTCATGGAAATCGGCCGGAAGATGGCCCCCCGCCGACCCGTGGACGAGCGCCTCAAGGACTGGTTCCAGGTGTACCGGGAACCTGCCGACTCCCTGGTGCAGAGCCAGGGGGCCCGCTGCATGGATTGCGGCATTCCCTTCTGCCACACCGGTTGTCCTCTGGGAAACATCATTCCGGACTGGAACGACCTGGTCTATCGAAACCGCTGGCAGGAAGCCATCCAGGTACTGCACAAGACCAACAACTTCCCCGAGTTTACCGGTTGGGTCTGCCCTGCGCCCTGCGAAGAGGCCTGTGTGCTTGGAATCAACGACAAACCGGTTACCATCAAGCAGATCGAAATCAGCATCATCGAGCATGCCTTCCGTGAAGGCTGGATCAAACCGACGCCTCCCGCCGTTCGTACCGGGAAAAAGGTGGCCGTGGTGGGTTCGGGTCCGGCCGGCCTGGCCTGCGCGGACCAGTTGAACAAGGTGGGCCACCGGGTCACCGTGCTTGAACGCGCCGACCGCATCGGGGGGCTGCTGACCTATGGAATTCCCGATTTCAAGCTGGAAAAGTGGGTGGTGCGGCGTCGCCTCGATCTGATGCGGGAAGAGGGTGTCCTCTTCAGGACCGGGGCCAACGTCGGATTCAACGTGGCGGTGGAGGATCTGAGGCGGGACTTCGACGCTCTGGTTTTGGCGGGCGGGGCCACCAAGGCCCGCGACTTGCCCGTCCCGGGCCGGGAGCTGGACGGCATCCATCTGGCCATGGATTATCTGCCGCAGCAGAACCGGCGGGTGGCTGGAGACCGGAAGATTCCAGGGAAGGGCATCACCGCCAAGGGCAAGCGAGTGACCATCCTGGGCGGCGGAGATACGGGTTCGGACTGCCACGGGACGGCTCTCAGGCAGGGAGCCCGCTCGGTGCGCTCCTGGGAACTCCTGCCCAAACCTCCGCCTGAACGGACTCCCTCCATGCCGTGGCCCTACTGGCCGATGATCCTGAGAACCTCCTCTTCCCACGAAGAGGGCGGCTTTCGGGACTGGAGCATCAACACCAAGCGGTTTAGCGGCTCCAATGGTCGAGTGGAAAAGCTGCATGCGGTTCGCGTCGAATTCGGAGAACCCAACCAAAACGGACGCCGTCCCATGCGGGAAGTGGCGGGAAGCGAGTTTGAGGTGGAGACCGAGCTGGTGTTGCTGGCGCTGGGTTTCCTGGGACCGGAGTCCGACGGCATGCTGAAGCAATTGGGGGTCAAGCTGGATGCTCGCGGCAATGTGGAGGCGGACGGCGACTACATGAGCAGCCAGCCGGGAGTCTTTGCGGCCGGTGACATGCGGCGAGGACAGTCGCTGGTGGTCTGGGCCATCGCCGAGGGCCGCTTGGCCGCTCGCGGTGTGGACCGGTTTCTGATGGGATCGACCGATCTGCCCTGATCGGCCCCCGAGCCGGCCCGCCGGTCGAGCCTGATTCCCGGTCTTCTCCCCAGTCAATCCCGGTCCCGGGCTTGATTACCCCCGTTCCCCCGGCGCCAACCCATTCCCGCCGTCAGCGGGAGAATCCTTGATCGAGGTCACGACTCCTCATGGACGGTAGCGGCAAGATCGAGCGCCTCAGCGTTCCGGCGCTGGACGAAATCCTCGGGGAGCCCTTCAAGGTCCTGAATGATGGCTTCATCCGCTTGATCGACTACATGGGTTCGGATGAGGCCATCGTGCAGGCCGCCCGTGTCTCCTACGGGAAGGGAACCAAGAAGGTCCACCAGGACCGCGGCTTGATTCGATACCTGATGCGGCACCGTCACACGACTCCCTTCGAGATGTGCGAAATCAAGCTGCACGTCCGGGTGCCGATGGACTGCTGGCGCCAGTGGATCCGCCACCGAACGGCCAGTGTCAACGAGTACTCGACCCGCTATTCCGAGGCTATCGATTCGGCTCAACTGACCGGTGACGACCAGTGGCGGGAGCAATCCCGGGGCAACCGCCAGGGCAGCACGGGATTCCTGACCCGCGAAGTCGGCTCGGAGCTTTCCGAAGGAGAATCAATTCTGATTCAGGATAGCCGCCGGCTCTACCGCGAACGCCTGGAGGCCGGCGTCGCCAGAGAGCAGGCTCGCAAGGACCTTCCGCTCTCAACCTATACCGAGGCCTACTGGAAGATCGACCTCCACAACCTGTTGCACTTCCTGGCCCTGAGAATGGATGCCCACGCCCAGTGGGAGATCCGCAGCTACGCCACCGTCATCGGCGAGGAAATTCTCAGCCGCTGGTGCCCCATCACCTGGGAAGCCTTCCAGGACTACCGTTTTCATTCCACCGCCCTTTCCCGACGGGAGCAGCAGATTATCCGCATGCTGGCCGCCGACTGCCCGGAGGAAGCCAAGGAACTGGCTTCTCAATTCGGGCTTCTCAACTATGACGGCCCCCGCCTCAAGCCCAACCGCGAGCGCAAGGAGCTGGAGGAGAAGCTTCAGTCCCTGAACTTCAAGATTCCCTGGTTGGATGGATAGATTGGCGGATATGCGGGCCAGTCGCCCCTTCAATCCAGGAGGGTGTCAATCCTTGTGTCCAGCGCTGCCGCAATGCGGTTCAAGGCCTTCACGGAGCCGGTCTTGAGACCTCGTTCGATTTCGGAGAGATAGCCGTTGGCAAACCCCGTCTTTTCGGCCAGAGCTCTCAGCGTCATGCCGCGAAACGCCCGCCAGGCAGCGACTGGGTTCTCCCCGTCCATGATTCTCAGAAAGACCTCGTGCGGGATGCGGCTCCCATCATCGGCTTCCCTGGCCGCCACCAAATCTTCCAGCTCTTCCTGACGAGCAATCAGGGCGTCGTAGTCCGCCCGACTCAGCGTAACGGTTTCGGTCTCAGACATAGGCTTCCCTCCGATGACGCACTCTCAAGACAACCATGACGGTCAATTCGCCGGCTTGGTCCCACTTGAAGATGATCACTCTTATCTTGTCGCTTCCGGCAAGTCCAGCCGCCGCCCTGGTGTGCGGATCATTGGAGGAAGAAACTGCCGATGGTTGTTAAAGAGGAACCACGAATGGACACGAATACCGAAGGAGCTCCTTTGCTGCGACGGAGTCAGGGGATGAAGCCCACCCGGGAGCGCGGGCGTCCCGCCCGCACAAGACTTGGCACAGCCTGGTTCATCTCCTCCACCTGCCTCGACCGGCAACGGCGCCAGGACTCTGCTTCGGCCGAGCCCATGCCGTACCCGCCGGCAGGGTGGCCGGGCGCCACATCACAGGGAAACTGAGCGGCACGAATCGGGATAGCAAGCGGGCGGGACGCCCGCGCTCCCGGGTGGCGCCTCTTCCAATCGCTCTTGCTCCTCAAGAGGGCGTGCACGGGATTGCATGAACTCAGCCAGTGCCGATGCGGCACAGCCGTCGCGCTTCGTGGCTCTTCGTGGATCACTCTTTTTTTGTTTCAGGCAGGTCGGGAATGCAGGGGTGGACGGCGATGGACTGAAAGCGCCTGAGCCGGACGACACCCGGCTTTCCTCCCTTGGGCCTGGTGACGAACTTTTTCTGCGTATAGTGCACCTCGACCCGGGGTGCGTTGCGGGCCTGGCTGAAATAGGCGGCCAACTGGGCTGCTTCCAGCAGCGAGGGCCCCGAGGGCTCAGAGCGCCTGTCGGGATTTCGCAGCACCACATGGGATCCCGAATATCCCGCCACATGCAGCCAGAAGTCGTGGCCGTGAGCCACTTTGCCCGTCAAGGCGTCGTTTTGCCGGTTCCCCCTGCCCACCAGAATGGTCGACCCCTCCGATGAAACAAACCGGCGAGCCAGCTTCGAAAGTTCCGCCCTTGCCTCTTCCCTGGAAGAGCGGCGCGGTCCGGCCCCGGACGGCGTCGGCGAAGGGATTGGATCCGGACGTGCGGGCGCCGGCTCCGGCTCGGCCGGAGAGGTTGTCCGGTCAAGCTGCTCCTGTTTTTCCTCCAGGGCGGCAAGCTCTGCCCGAACCGCTTCCAGCCGAGTCAGAATCCTGGGAATGGCGCGGCTCGACTTCCGGAAATGCCGCGCATAGCGGGTGGCGTTCTGGAGCGCCGTGAGCCGGGGCTCCAGGGGAATCGTCACCTCGGGTTGATCCGGCTGAAACAGGTCCGGAAGGCGCACGGATGTCCGGCCCGCGGGCAACCCCGGAGCCTGGGCCAGCAGCAGGTCGCTGTATCTCTTGAAACCTTGGCCCCGGCGGTTCTTTTCCAGGTCCGTTTCCAGGTCTTTCAGCAGTCGGGTCAGCTTCCTGCCTCGCCGTCGCAACCGCGAGAGCCGGCCCTGGCGCCCTTGGAACCACTCTTGGCGATCCTGGTAAAGCCGACAGGTCTCGGCCACGGCGGCGTTCATGTTGGGGAATTCCCGATGAGGAAAACCCCCCAGGTGGGTTAGCGGGAAAGGAGTGCAGATCCAGGGTTGGCTGTCCTTGGCGGGTGGGTAAGTTCGAGGAGTAACGGGTCCATGCCGCACCCGCTGAATCATTTCCTGTATACATTCCCACGACCCCTCCGGGTCCGTCTGGCATCGGTGAACGATCTCTCGAAGGAAGAGAGGACTCAGACCTCGGATTCCCTTCCCGGGGCGACCGTCCCGGGCGGTCCTTGGACTCTTCCTTCCGGACCCCCGGCAGGCATCCAGGATCAGGTCGTGGAGCACCTGCCTGTCGAGGCTTTCCAGGCCGGAACCGGCGCCGGACGCCGGACCGGCGGCAGGCTGATGGGGTCTAAAGGCTCGCAGAACGCGGCCCTGGTCGTCTTGCAGGAAGGCGTTGACCCGCAGGGGAATCAGTTCCAGGCGCAGAAGGTGGGTTCTGGCTGAAGAAGGCCACTTTACCTCCTCGATGGCGAGGGTAACCGACCGATCTCCCAGCTCTTTTTCGACGGCGACGATGGCGCCCCCCGTCAGGTGGCTCCGT encodes:
- a CDS encoding glutamate synthase subunit beta — translated: MGKVTGFMEIGRKMAPRRPVDERLKDWFQVYREPADSLVQSQGARCMDCGIPFCHTGCPLGNIIPDWNDLVYRNRWQEAIQVLHKTNNFPEFTGWVCPAPCEEACVLGINDKPVTIKQIEISIIEHAFREGWIKPTPPAVRTGKKVAVVGSGPAGLACADQLNKVGHRVTVLERADRIGGLLTYGIPDFKLEKWVVRRRLDLMREEGVLFRTGANVGFNVAVEDLRRDFDALVLAGGATKARDLPVPGRELDGIHLAMDYLPQQNRRVAGDRKIPGKGITAKGKRVTILGGGDTGSDCHGTALRQGARSVRSWELLPKPPPERTPSMPWPYWPMILRTSSSHEEGGFRDWSINTKRFSGSNGRVEKLHAVRVEFGEPNQNGRRPMREVAGSEFEVETELVLLALGFLGPESDGMLKQLGVKLDARGNVEADGDYMSSQPGVFAAGDMRRGQSLVVWAIAEGRLAARGVDRFLMGSTDLP
- the thyX gene encoding FAD-dependent thymidylate synthase is translated as MDGSGKIERLSVPALDEILGEPFKVLNDGFIRLIDYMGSDEAIVQAARVSYGKGTKKVHQDRGLIRYLMRHRHTTPFEMCEIKLHVRVPMDCWRQWIRHRTASVNEYSTRYSEAIDSAQLTGDDQWREQSRGNRQGSTGFLTREVGSELSEGESILIQDSRRLYRERLEAGVAREQARKDLPLSTYTEAYWKIDLHNLLHFLALRMDAHAQWEIRSYATVIGEEILSRWCPITWEAFQDYRFHSTALSRREQQIIRMLAADCPEEAKELASQFGLLNYDGPRLKPNRERKELEEKLQSLNFKIPWLDG
- a CDS encoding helix-turn-helix transcriptional regulator — translated: MSETETVTLSRADYDALIARQEELEDLVAAREADDGSRIPHEVFLRIMDGENPVAAWRAFRGMTLRALAEKTGFANGYLSEIERGLKTGSVKALNRIAAALDTRIDTLLD
- a CDS encoding NFACT RNA binding domain-containing protein, which translates into the protein MDNFCLQALVQELRDLLPQKRIRKVRQIDDRQFLFSLHRPSPFDLVVILDQQLPCLYLRPKESPADSPTASSDWLLSLRSHLTGGAIVAVEKELGDRSVTLAIEEVKWPSSARTHLLRLELIPLRVNAFLQDDQGRVLRAFRPHQPAAGPASGAGSGLESLDRQVLHDLILDACRGSGRKSPRTARDGRPGKGIRGLSPLFLREIVHRCQTDPEGSWECIQEMIQRVRHGPVTPRTYPPAKDSQPWICTPFPLTHLGGFPHREFPNMNAAVAETCRLYQDRQEWFQGRQGRLSRLRRRGRKLTRLLKDLETDLEKNRRGQGFKRYSDLLLAQAPGLPAGRTSVRLPDLFQPDQPEVTIPLEPRLTALQNATRYARHFRKSSRAIPRILTRLEAVRAELAALEEKQEQLDRTTSPAEPEPAPARPDPIPSPTPSGAGPRRSSREEARAELSKLARRFVSSEGSTILVGRGNRQNDALTGKVAHGHDFWLHVAGYSGSHVVLRNPDRRSEPSGPSLLEAAQLAAYFSQARNAPRVEVHYTQKKFVTRPKGGKPGVVRLRRFQSIAVHPCIPDLPETKKE